Proteins from a genomic interval of Providencia stuartii:
- a CDS encoding alpha-2-macroglobulin family protein — MNQHFSWASLAGLKTKKRYIAAALASVIALTGCDNTDDTSKKDTNIAAENKSTVENPTKTAPLATENKSATKLSKEEMIKRYAGKELTILDASELQLDGASAIVVTFSVPLEQNQDFSQFLNLVDVKSGKLDGAWELSDNQMELRFRHIPPSRELNLTVNTGIKAVNERTITQPFEKKLQTAQIIPTVGFASKGSLLPSKVAQGLPVIALNVDKVDVNFFRIDEKQLPQFLAMWQYRSNYEYWYSEEFLNKTELAYTGRFDLNPTKNTRETVLLPLKEIKELQQDGVYLAIMQKAGSYSYQFPATVFTLSDIGVSLHSYQDQVDVFTQSLAKGSALKGVELRILDEKGQLVNKATTDGDGHAKLDKLAGGKLLLATLDGQTSMIDLTQPALDLSEFDISGPVGYAKQFFVFGPRDLYRPGELLLVNGLLRDGDGQPIKAQPVKVDVLKTDGQVVRSFVWQPEQDHNGLYQYQYEIPKSAETGGWSLRFDLGDGSPLRYYKFNVEDFIPERMALEMSAQEKPILNNEPVEFDIQGRYLYGAPAAGNELQGQIFIRPDREAVAKLPGFEFGFENEEGLQRKLDEFDLTLNDSGETVIAVPQSNWESLRSPIKVIAQASLLEAGGRPVTRRAEQAVWPAKAMVGIRPLFNKKEIYDYRTDRYTQRYNVDENSLAEFELVFADAAGNKLAAENLTARLVYERRDYFWSWSESGGWTSNYDQKDLMMANENIKIEKDGTAKVSFPVDWGSFRLEVINEDNKLVSSLQFWAGYSWQDNAGGNGAIRPDQVKLSLNKPAYLPGEKAKVRVESPKAGKGYILLESSSGPLWWQEIDVPEKGMEIEVPVNKEWARHDLYITAVVVRPGDDSKEATVKRAIGVLHLPLADENRKIGLSLTAPTKMRPNQDLTVKVKATAQDGKPLPEKVNVLLSAVDTGVLNITDFKTPNPYEAFFGRKRYGVDQYDVYGHLIEGQGKLANLRFGGDSEEAALERGGMKPLTEVQIIAEQAQPVTLDKNGEGEITLPIPDFNGELRVMAQAWNDKDFGHADSKVVVAAPLITQMSMPRFMAGGDKSYFALDLTNTTDNTQNITVTFKASGMVKLDGATSKELSLVKGKRTTVTLPVRADYGYGEGQVSMTINGINIPGESLKEYSNSWKVGVRPAQPAETLSYAIAIEPGEQWTLPTEELRGLSPDTLEGQVLLTSRPPLQIARYIRELFAYPYGCLEQTISGLYPSLYSSQAELTKLGVKSQTDDDRRKAIEIGIPHLLSMQRPDGSFSLWDRNGREEYWLTAYATDFLNRAHQRGYSVPQDALVNANSRLLSYLQDGNQINYPYTNNLDASRFAAQAYAGLVLATQQKAPLGALRQLYSRANESNSGLPLVQLGIALNLMGDKARGDSAIIDGLKKQRSRYSYDGDYGSTIRDDAMIVALLNEHQLMPKSRDQKLQILSNNLVSQQYFSTQESNALYLAGRYYVNDSETPWKAVINGQEPPMTSDKPVNEFLSKQQLQTGYSIENAGTNTLYSRLNVVGYPMYTPTPSSNVLSVKRTYLDLQGQPITLDRLRSGEMVVVKLEVNASQMVPDALVVDLLPAGLELENQNLANSSANLSETAPNLQEVIDDMQQAQISHMEYRDDRFVAAVEVQQYKPTTLVYLARAVTPGVYNIPVPQVESMYVPEWRAVGNASGQLEIVR; from the coding sequence ATGAATCAACATTTTAGTTGGGCTTCATTGGCGGGTCTAAAGACAAAAAAACGTTATATTGCAGCGGCATTAGCTTCTGTCATTGCACTAACGGGTTGTGATAATACAGACGACACAAGCAAAAAAGATACAAATATTGCAGCAGAAAACAAATCAACGGTAGAAAATCCAACGAAGACTGCACCACTTGCAACGGAAAATAAATCTGCAACAAAATTATCTAAAGAAGAGATGATCAAGCGTTATGCAGGTAAAGAGTTAACGATTCTTGATGCCTCTGAGTTACAGCTAGATGGCGCGAGTGCAATTGTCGTTACTTTCTCTGTTCCCCTAGAGCAAAACCAAGATTTTAGCCAATTTTTAAATTTAGTTGATGTTAAATCAGGTAAGTTAGATGGCGCTTGGGAGCTATCTGATAATCAAATGGAGTTGCGCTTTCGCCATATACCGCCATCAAGAGAGCTAAATCTTACGGTCAATACGGGGATCAAAGCGGTCAATGAACGGACAATAACTCAACCATTTGAGAAAAAATTACAAACGGCACAAATTATCCCGACAGTTGGGTTTGCAAGTAAAGGCTCCTTATTACCTAGCAAAGTTGCACAAGGCTTGCCAGTTATCGCATTGAATGTCGATAAAGTGGATGTGAACTTTTTCCGCATTGATGAAAAACAACTGCCACAATTTTTGGCAATGTGGCAATACCGTAGTAATTATGAATATTGGTATTCAGAAGAGTTCCTCAATAAAACCGAACTTGCCTACACAGGGCGTTTTGACCTAAATCCAACCAAAAATACTCGTGAAACGGTTTTATTGCCGCTGAAAGAGATTAAAGAACTCCAGCAAGATGGTGTTTATTTAGCGATTATGCAAAAAGCAGGTAGCTATAGTTATCAATTCCCTGCAACCGTATTTACGCTCAGTGATATTGGCGTGTCATTGCATAGCTATCAAGATCAGGTTGATGTATTTACACAATCACTGGCAAAAGGTTCTGCACTAAAAGGCGTGGAATTACGTATTCTTGATGAAAAAGGGCAATTAGTTAATAAAGCCACTACTGATGGTGATGGGCATGCCAAATTAGATAAGTTAGCGGGTGGAAAACTATTGTTAGCGACCCTTGATGGTCAAACAAGTATGATTGACCTGACACAGCCAGCACTAGACTTATCCGAGTTTGATATTTCAGGTCCAGTTGGTTATGCAAAACAGTTCTTTGTGTTTGGCCCTAGAGATTTGTATCGCCCTGGTGAATTGTTATTGGTGAATGGTTTATTACGAGATGGTGATGGTCAGCCAATTAAGGCTCAGCCAGTTAAAGTCGATGTTTTAAAAACCGATGGGCAAGTCGTTAGAAGTTTTGTATGGCAGCCTGAACAAGATCACAATGGGTTATACCAGTATCAATACGAAATTCCAAAATCCGCTGAAACAGGCGGCTGGTCTTTACGCTTTGATTTAGGTGATGGTTCACCGTTGCGTTACTATAAATTCAACGTTGAAGATTTCATTCCTGAGCGCATGGCATTGGAGATGAGTGCTCAAGAGAAACCTATTCTGAATAATGAGCCTGTTGAGTTTGATATTCAGGGGCGTTATTTATATGGCGCACCAGCCGCAGGTAATGAACTTCAAGGACAAATTTTTATTCGACCTGACCGTGAAGCGGTAGCAAAACTACCCGGTTTTGAATTTGGTTTTGAAAATGAAGAAGGGCTACAACGTAAGCTGGATGAGTTTGATTTAACATTAAATGATAGTGGTGAAACCGTTATCGCTGTACCCCAGAGTAATTGGGAATCTTTGCGTTCACCAATTAAAGTTATTGCACAAGCGAGTTTATTGGAAGCGGGGGGGCGCCCTGTGACTCGCCGAGCAGAACAGGCGGTATGGCCGGCGAAAGCAATGGTTGGTATTCGTCCATTATTTAATAAAAAAGAAATTTATGATTATCGGACTGACCGTTACACACAGCGCTATAACGTCGATGAAAACTCTCTTGCTGAATTTGAACTGGTATTTGCTGACGCGGCAGGTAATAAGCTTGCGGCCGAAAATTTAACCGCTCGTTTAGTCTATGAACGCCGTGATTATTTCTGGAGCTGGTCAGAAAGTGGTGGCTGGACATCAAATTATGATCAAAAAGATTTGATGATGGCGAATGAAAACATCAAGATTGAAAAAGATGGCACTGCGAAAGTGTCTTTCCCAGTTGATTGGGGTTCTTTCCGTCTTGAAGTGATTAATGAAGATAATAAATTAGTTAGCAGCCTACAATTTTGGGCGGGTTATTCATGGCAAGATAATGCGGGTGGTAATGGGGCTATACGCCCTGATCAAGTAAAACTAAGCTTAAATAAACCTGCATATTTACCTGGAGAAAAAGCAAAAGTTCGAGTGGAATCTCCTAAAGCGGGCAAAGGCTATATTTTGCTTGAATCCAGTAGTGGTCCGCTATGGTGGCAAGAGATTGACGTCCCTGAAAAAGGGATGGAAATTGAAGTGCCTGTTAATAAAGAATGGGCACGCCATGATCTTTATATCACTGCGGTAGTTGTACGCCCAGGGGATGATTCGAAAGAGGCGACAGTAAAACGCGCTATCGGTGTACTCCATCTACCATTGGCGGATGAGAATCGTAAAATTGGCTTATCACTGACCGCACCCACAAAGATGCGACCTAATCAAGATCTTACCGTTAAAGTGAAAGCAACCGCGCAAGATGGTAAACCATTACCTGAAAAAGTGAATGTGTTGTTGTCCGCGGTAGATACGGGTGTCTTGAACATTACTGATTTTAAAACCCCTAATCCGTATGAAGCCTTCTTTGGGCGCAAACGTTATGGCGTAGACCAATACGATGTATATGGTCACTTGATTGAGGGGCAGGGCAAACTTGCTAATCTGCGCTTTGGTGGTGATAGTGAAGAAGCCGCGTTAGAGCGCGGAGGAATGAAGCCGCTAACAGAAGTGCAAATCATTGCGGAACAAGCTCAACCTGTGACACTGGATAAAAATGGTGAAGGTGAAATCACATTACCAATCCCTGATTTTAATGGGGAATTACGCGTGATGGCACAAGCTTGGAATGACAAAGATTTTGGTCATGCCGACAGTAAAGTTGTGGTTGCCGCACCATTGATTACACAAATGTCGATGCCACGTTTTATGGCTGGTGGTGATAAATCTTACTTTGCACTGGATCTGACTAACACAACTGATAATACACAAAATATCACGGTGACCTTTAAAGCCTCGGGTATGGTGAAATTAGATGGGGCGACCTCGAAAGAACTCTCTTTAGTGAAAGGCAAACGAACAACAGTTACCTTACCTGTTCGTGCTGATTACGGTTATGGGGAAGGTCAAGTGTCGATGACAATCAATGGTATTAACATCCCCGGCGAGTCATTGAAAGAATACAGTAATAGTTGGAAAGTCGGAGTACGTCCTGCTCAACCAGCAGAAACTCTTTCTTATGCGATTGCGATTGAGCCAGGTGAACAATGGACATTACCAACGGAAGAGTTGCGCGGTTTATCACCGGATACGCTTGAAGGGCAGGTACTGTTGACGAGTCGTCCTCCACTGCAAATCGCACGTTATATTCGTGAGTTATTTGCATATCCATATGGCTGCCTTGAGCAGACGATCAGCGGACTATATCCTTCACTGTACTCCTCGCAAGCGGAATTAACGAAGCTGGGTGTGAAATCACAAACGGATGATGATCGTCGGAAAGCTATTGAAATCGGTATTCCGCACTTATTAAGCATGCAGCGTCCTGATGGAAGTTTCTCGTTGTGGGATCGGAATGGCCGCGAAGAGTATTGGCTGACGGCTTACGCAACAGATTTTTTAAATAGAGCTCATCAACGAGGCTATTCAGTACCTCAAGATGCGTTAGTGAATGCAAATAGCCGTTTGTTAAGCTACTTACAAGATGGTAATCAAATCAATTATCCATATACCAATAATCTGGATGCATCGCGCTTTGCTGCACAAGCTTATGCAGGCTTGGTATTGGCCACACAGCAGAAAGCTCCTTTAGGAGCCTTGCGCCAATTGTACTCTAGGGCCAATGAATCCAATAGTGGGTTACCGCTAGTGCAGTTAGGGATCGCATTGAATCTCATGGGAGATAAGGCACGTGGTGACAGCGCCATTATCGATGGATTGAAAAAACAGCGTAGTCGTTACAGTTATGATGGTGACTATGGTTCAACGATCCGTGACGATGCAATGATAGTGGCTTTATTAAATGAACATCAATTAATGCCGAAATCGCGTGATCAAAAACTACAGATATTGTCCAATAACCTAGTTTCACAACAGTACTTCTCAACTCAAGAGAGTAATGCGTTGTATCTAGCGGGTCGTTATTATGTGAATGATTCCGAAACGCCATGGAAAGCGGTTATCAATGGTCAAGAGCCACCAATGACATCGGACAAACCGGTCAATGAGTTCTTGAGCAAACAACAGCTACAAACAGGCTACAGCATTGAAAATGCGGGTACCAATACATTGTATAGCCGTTTGAATGTGGTGGGATACCCGATGTATACACCAACGCCGAGTTCCAATGTATTAAGTGTGAAACGTACCTATTTAGATTTACAAGGCCAACCAATTACACTTGACCGTTTAAGATCGGGCGAAATGGTAGTTGTGAAGTTGGAAGTGAACGCTTCACAGATGGTTCCTGATGCATTAGTCGTTGATTTATTGCCAGCAGGTTTAGAGCTAGAAAACCAAAATTTGGCAAACAGCAGTGCAAATCTCAGCGAAACAGCGCCAAACTTACAAGAAGTGATCGATGATATGCAGCAAGCACAAATCAGTCATATGGAATATCGTGACGACCGTTTTGTCGCTGCCGTTGAGGTACAGCAGTATAAACCAACCACTTTAGTGTATTTAGCTAGAGCGGTGACGCCGGGTGTATACAACATTCCTGTTCCACAGGTGGAATCCATGTATGTGCCTGAATGGCGAGCTGTCGGTAATGCTAGTGGTCAATTAGAAATCGTTCGTTAA
- the pbpC gene encoding peptidoglycan glycosyltransferase PbpC (penicillin-binding protein 1C) — protein MKKGLRRTGMTLIVLVIFLPLLFLLLDRLWPLPIKQIEMARTVVAEDSTPLWRFADREGIWRYPVKLDEVSPEFIEALLTYEDRHFYQHPGINPFSLLRALWQDVSSGRIVSGGSTISMQVARLIDPHDRTITGKLKQLWRTAQLEYHYSKDEILEMYLNRAPYGGTIEGIGAASWVYLNKSPDKLTSGEAALFAVLPQAPSRLRPDRYPQRAQAARDKVLDRLAEYQVWSADKVADIKQEQIWLAPRKNPHLAPLLARRVVKDVQDSIIETTIDAGLQRQLEDMAINWKNQLPKQTSLGLLVVDHTDMSVKAYLGSIDFTDNSRFGHVDMITAWRSPGSTLKPFLYALAMDDGLIHAESLLQDVPRRFDDYRPGNFDSGFNGPVSVSDALVRSLNLPVVQVLDAYGSKRFTAKLRNVGTELRFPLASEPNLSLILGGTAARMDELVAAYSAFARQGKVSPLRYRPSEVIRDRQLISPGAAWIVRRIMGGEARPVPDSSLSAQVNLAWKTGTSYGYRDAWAIGVNPRYTIGVWVGRPDGTPVAGQFGYATAIPIMNQVNNLLLARLYQSTQSIPKDTKPASVSQAVICWPSGTALPKEDSNCRQRRLSWILDKTIPPTLIAKGQESLLGLRQKIWVNTQGLQVAPDCPNAIEKEIYLWPITLESWLPSGEKRANRLPRIDPQCPPMRSEMPPLLISGVREGEILQRLPGKSSLDVRLVTQGGQGQQWWFLNGEQIKETGHNGSVLLTFDKSGNYQISVLDMGGQVTSVSFKVK, from the coding sequence ATGAAAAAAGGGTTACGACGCACTGGGATGACATTGATCGTCTTGGTGATTTTTTTGCCTCTGCTATTTTTATTGCTTGATAGGTTATGGCCATTACCCATCAAGCAAATTGAAATGGCACGTACCGTAGTGGCCGAAGATAGCACACCACTTTGGCGTTTTGCTGACAGAGAAGGCATTTGGCGCTATCCCGTAAAATTAGATGAAGTATCACCTGAATTTATTGAAGCACTCCTCACCTATGAAGATCGCCATTTTTATCAACATCCGGGCATTAACCCTTTTTCGTTGCTGAGGGCATTGTGGCAGGATGTGAGTTCAGGGCGTATCGTATCAGGGGGAAGTACGATTTCTATGCAGGTTGCTCGGTTAATTGACCCTCATGACCGAACAATAACAGGTAAACTCAAACAACTCTGGCGTACCGCACAGCTTGAATACCATTATTCAAAAGATGAAATCTTGGAAATGTACCTGAATCGAGCCCCTTACGGGGGAACTATTGAAGGAATTGGTGCTGCAAGTTGGGTGTATTTAAATAAATCGCCAGATAAACTGACGTCAGGTGAGGCGGCACTCTTTGCGGTATTGCCACAAGCGCCAAGCAGACTGAGACCTGACCGTTATCCCCAAAGAGCGCAAGCTGCACGCGATAAAGTCCTTGATAGGCTCGCTGAATATCAGGTTTGGTCGGCAGATAAAGTTGCTGATATTAAACAGGAACAAATCTGGTTAGCTCCGCGTAAAAATCCTCATTTAGCGCCTTTATTAGCGCGTCGCGTCGTCAAAGATGTTCAAGATTCAATTATTGAAACCACAATTGATGCAGGGTTACAGCGTCAGTTAGAGGATATGGCGATTAATTGGAAAAACCAGCTGCCTAAGCAAACTTCATTAGGATTATTGGTTGTTGATCATACTGATATGAGTGTGAAAGCTTATCTTGGGTCAATTGATTTTACAGATAATAGCCGTTTTGGTCATGTTGATATGATCACGGCTTGGCGTTCGCCGGGGTCGACACTTAAACCCTTTTTATATGCACTCGCAATGGATGATGGATTGATCCATGCCGAATCACTGTTACAAGATGTACCACGTCGTTTTGATGATTATCGACCAGGTAATTTTGACAGTGGTTTTAATGGTCCTGTGAGCGTCAGTGATGCATTAGTGCGTTCACTGAATTTGCCGGTAGTGCAAGTACTTGATGCTTATGGGAGTAAACGTTTTACGGCCAAGTTACGTAATGTTGGGACAGAATTACGTTTTCCTTTAGCAAGTGAACCCAATTTATCACTCATTTTAGGTGGAACGGCTGCACGTATGGATGAGCTAGTAGCAGCTTACAGCGCTTTTGCTCGCCAAGGAAAAGTTTCACCACTGCGCTATCGACCCAGTGAAGTGATACGCGATCGCCAGCTTATCTCACCGGGAGCTGCGTGGATTGTGCGACGTATTATGGGGGGAGAGGCGCGCCCTGTGCCAGACAGTAGTTTAAGCGCACAAGTGAATTTAGCATGGAAAACCGGCACCAGTTATGGCTATCGTGATGCATGGGCGATAGGGGTCAATCCGCGTTATACCATTGGTGTATGGGTTGGGCGGCCAGATGGTACACCTGTTGCAGGGCAATTTGGCTACGCAACGGCTATTCCGATAATGAATCAGGTGAATAATTTATTGTTAGCTCGTTTATATCAATCAACCCAATCGATACCGAAGGATACTAAGCCCGCAAGCGTTAGCCAAGCGGTGATTTGTTGGCCGAGTGGCACCGCGTTGCCAAAAGAGGATAGCAATTGCCGGCAACGTCGCTTAAGTTGGATTTTGGACAAGACGATCCCACCAACACTCATTGCGAAAGGACAGGAGTCATTATTAGGGCTACGCCAGAAAATATGGGTCAATACTCAAGGTTTACAGGTTGCGCCAGATTGCCCTAACGCAATAGAAAAAGAGATCTATTTGTGGCCGATTACATTAGAGTCATGGCTACCGTCGGGTGAGAAACGTGCTAACCGGTTACCTCGTATTGATCCCCAATGTCCACCAATGAGGAGTGAAATGCCGCCACTGTTGATTTCGGGCGTGCGTGAAGGTGAAATTCTACAGCGGTTACCAGGTAAAAGTAGTTTAGATGTACGCTTAGTGACGCAAGGTGGGCAAGGACAACAATGGTGGTTTTTAAATGGCGAGCAAATAAAAGAAACAGGACACAATGGCAGCGTTTTACTGACTTTTGATAAATCAGGAAACTACCAAATTTCTGTTTTAGACATGGGGGGACAAGTGACCTCAGTCAGTTTTAAAGTGAAGTAA
- the ndk gene encoding nucleoside-diphosphate kinase, which yields MTVQRTFSIIKPNAVKKNAIGAIYHRFESAGFSIVAAKMLHLTREQAEGFYAEHKGRPFFEGLVEFMTSGPIMLQVLEGENAVQRHRDLMGATNPDNALAGTLRADYADSFTENAVHGSDSVESANREIAYFFTEDEICPR from the coding sequence ATGACGGTTCAACGTACATTTTCTATTATTAAACCAAACGCAGTAAAGAAAAATGCTATTGGTGCAATCTATCATCGTTTTGAAAGCGCTGGTTTTTCAATCGTTGCCGCCAAAATGCTGCATTTGACTCGTGAGCAAGCTGAAGGTTTCTACGCAGAGCACAAAGGTCGTCCTTTCTTTGAAGGTCTGGTTGAATTCATGACTTCAGGTCCAATTATGCTGCAAGTTCTGGAAGGTGAAAATGCGGTTCAGCGTCACCGTGACCTGATGGGTGCAACTAACCCAGATAACGCATTAGCAGGAACGTTACGTGCTGACTATGCGGATAGCTTCACTGAAAACGCAGTTCATGGTTCTGACTCTGTTGAGTCGGCAAATCGTGAAATCGCGTATTTCTTTACTGAAGATGAAATCTGCCCTCGCTAA
- a CDS encoding bifunctional tRNA (adenosine(37)-C2)-methyltransferase TrmG/ribosomal RNA large subunit methyltransferase RlmN: protein MSDMTTSAQCATSSAISVTPEKNTQKINLLDLNRKQMRDFFAQMGEKPFRADQVMKWIYHYCYDDFDQMTDINKALRAKLKEVAEIRAPEVAEEQRSADGTIKWAITVGDQQVETVYIPEDDRATLCVSSQVGCALECKFCSTAQQGFNRNLRVSEIIGQVWRAAKIIGSLKSSGRRPITNVVMMGMGEPLLNLNNVVPAMEIMMDDFGFGLSKRRVTLSTSGVVPALDKLGDMIDVALAISLHAPTDDIRDDIVPINKKYNIETFLSSVRRYLSKSNANGGRVTVEYVMLDHVNDSIEQAHQLAECLKDTPSKINLIPWNPFPGAPYGRSSNSRIDRFSKVLMEYGFTTIVRKTRGDDIDAACGQLAGEVIDRTKRTLKKRMAGEPIKVKAV, encoded by the coding sequence ATGTCCGATATGACAACAAGTGCACAATGTGCAACTTCCTCCGCTATTTCTGTCACACCAGAAAAAAACACACAAAAAATTAATCTCCTCGATTTGAATCGTAAACAAATGCGTGATTTTTTTGCGCAAATGGGTGAAAAACCATTCCGTGCCGATCAAGTCATGAAATGGATATATCACTACTGTTATGACGATTTCGATCAAATGACAGATATAAACAAAGCATTGAGAGCGAAACTCAAGGAAGTCGCTGAAATTCGTGCTCCTGAAGTCGCTGAAGAACAGCGTTCAGCTGATGGTACGATAAAATGGGCGATAACAGTAGGTGACCAGCAAGTTGAAACGGTTTATATTCCAGAAGATGACCGCGCAACATTATGTGTCTCTTCACAAGTGGGTTGTGCGTTAGAATGTAAATTCTGTTCTACAGCGCAGCAAGGATTTAACCGTAACTTACGTGTTTCTGAAATTATCGGGCAAGTTTGGCGTGCGGCAAAAATAATCGGTTCATTAAAATCCAGCGGACGCCGTCCTATTACTAACGTCGTCATGATGGGAATGGGGGAACCGTTATTAAATCTGAATAACGTCGTCCCAGCGATGGAAATCATGATGGATGATTTCGGCTTTGGTTTATCGAAGCGGCGTGTCACCTTATCGACTTCTGGGGTTGTACCAGCACTCGATAAGTTAGGTGATATGATTGATGTGGCGTTAGCGATTTCATTACATGCTCCGACGGATGATATCCGTGATGACATTGTACCGATTAATAAAAAGTACAATATTGAAACCTTCCTTAGCAGCGTAAGACGTTATTTGTCTAAATCAAATGCGAATGGTGGTCGTGTCACGGTGGAATATGTGATGCTGGATCATGTCAATGACAGTATTGAACAAGCGCATCAATTAGCGGAATGTTTAAAAGATACGCCAAGTAAAATTAACTTGATCCCTTGGAATCCGTTCCCAGGCGCACCTTATGGTCGTAGTTCGAACAGCCGTATCGATCGTTTTTCAAAAGTGTTGATGGAATATGGCTTTACGACGATAGTGCGTAAAACTCGTGGTGACGATATTGATGCCGCTTGTGGTCAGCTGGCGGGAGAGGTCATTGACCGTACTAAACGGACATTGAAAAAGCGCATGGCTGGGGAACCTATCAAGGTCAAAGCAGTCTGA
- the rodZ gene encoding cytoskeleton protein RodZ, translated as MTIDNNTEQTPITVGKLLSQARERMGLTQESVAERLCLKVSTVREIDEDVKPAGVEPTFLRGYMRLYARMVNVPESELNALLRNDEPIATSTVSSMQSYSLGKKRKKREGWLMKLTWLIVIVLIAMVGVWWWQDHQKQQSEFVTMANQNDLLLSQQNSSENQVEVTSNATETPPATETPTNSAVDLTSIQPNDNQTTESQPVKTVPLPNSPSATVNIDRTQSIEEPATAPVVQDALAMSFKGSCWLEVRDANNKVLYSGIKNNGDTLDLQGKLPYRLNIGAPANVDIKFNGNAVDLSRFIKANRSAKLKIPEA; from the coding sequence ATGACTATCGATAACAATACCGAACAAACTCCAATTACAGTAGGAAAACTACTCTCTCAAGCGCGTGAGCGAATGGGATTAACGCAAGAATCGGTCGCGGAGCGTCTGTGTCTTAAAGTTAGTACGGTAAGAGAAATCGATGAAGATGTAAAACCTGCTGGTGTCGAACCCACCTTTTTACGTGGTTATATGCGTTTATACGCACGTATGGTGAATGTGCCAGAAAGTGAATTAAATGCGCTACTTAGAAATGATGAGCCGATTGCAACATCAACGGTTTCATCTATGCAAAGTTACTCATTAGGTAAAAAACGTAAGAAGCGTGAAGGTTGGTTGATGAAGCTAACTTGGTTAATTGTCATTGTATTAATTGCAATGGTCGGCGTTTGGTGGTGGCAAGATCACCAAAAACAACAAAGTGAATTTGTCACAATGGCTAATCAAAATGATTTGCTATTATCCCAACAAAATAGCAGTGAAAATCAAGTGGAAGTGACGAGTAATGCCACGGAAACGCCTCCTGCAACAGAGACGCCAACGAATTCTGCGGTCGATCTCACCTCAATTCAGCCAAACGATAATCAAACAACCGAATCACAACCGGTTAAAACTGTGCCACTGCCAAATTCACCAAGTGCAACAGTGAACATTGATCGTACCCAATCAATTGAAGAACCTGCAACGGCACCTGTCGTTCAAGATGCACTCGCGATGAGTTTTAAAGGCTCATGTTGGTTGGAGGTTCGCGATGCGAATAATAAAGTCTTATATAGTGGTATCAAGAACAATGGTGATACCTTGGATTTACAAGGCAAATTGCCTTACCGCTTAAATATTGGTGCTCCCGCAAACGTTGATATCAAATTCAATGGCAATGCGGTTGACTTAAGCCGTTTTATTAAAGCGAATCGTTCTGCTAAGTTAAAAATACCAGAAGCATAA